A window of the Corythoichthys intestinalis isolate RoL2023-P3 chromosome 6, ASM3026506v1, whole genome shotgun sequence genome harbors these coding sequences:
- the LOC130917011 gene encoding integrin-linked kinase-associated serine/threonine phosphatase 2C-like isoform X1: protein MDLFDDLPEPIQTGPATAAVSPRSAKDVDNDENHVKRKREEEECVTSTKEEEESKKVCREALPVLRGYVAARRGEREEMQDAHVLLPDMSDCLSTLPAQISRVSYFAVFDGHGGDRASRFAAEHFHLILAKNFPQGENENLDKLIKKCLLDTFRQTDEDFLKKASSQKPAWKDGSTATCVLVLDNTVYVTNLGDSKAVLCRMEVDGEASEGQRRRPATLALSRDHNPTIYEERMRIQRAGGTVREGRVMGVLEVSRSIGDGQYKRCGVISTPDLRRCQLTANDRFIILACDGLFKVFSAAEAVRFVLDVLQDSKFTGKEEQFEAACQQLASEAVRRGCADNVTVILISINF, encoded by the exons ATGGATCTATTTGACGACTTACCAGAGCCCATTCAGACCG GTCCTGCCACGGCTGCCGTCTCACCGCGATCCGCCAAAGATGTGGACAACGATGAGAACCACGTCAAGCGAAAACGAGAGGAAGAAGAATGTGTCACATCCACAAAAGAAGAAGAGGAgagcaagaaagtttgtagagaAG CCCTCCCTGTGCTGCGAGGTTACGTAGCCGCGAGGCGCGGTGAGCGTGAAGAAATGCAGGATGCTCATGTTTTACTTCCTGACATGAGTGATTGTCTGTCAACGCTACCTGCACAAAT ATCAAGGGTGTcatattttgctgtttttgacGGTCATGGCGGCGATCGAGCCTCTCGCTTTGCGGCTGAGCATTTTCACCTCATTCTAGCAAAGAACTTTCCTCAAG GTGAAAATGAGAACCTGGACAAGCTAATAAAGAAATGCCTTTTGGACACTTTCCGCCAGACGGATGAAGACTTTCTCAAAAAAGCGTCCAGCCA GAAGCCAGCATGGAAAGACGGCTCCACAGCAACATGCGTGTTAGTGCTGGACAACACAGTTTATGTGACCAACCTGGGAGACAGCAAG GCTGTGCTGTGTCGCATGGAGGTAGACGGAGAGGCCTCAGAAGGACAGCGTAGGCGGCCGGCCACGTTGGCGCTCAGTCGAGACCACAATCCCACCATCTACGAGGAGAGGATGAGGATCCAAAGGGCAGGAGGAACAGTCAG GGAGGGACGGGTAATGGGCGTCCTGGAAGTGTCACGCTCTATCGGTGATGGCCAGTATAAGCGCTGCGGTGTCATTTCCACTCCAGACCTTAGGAGGTGTCAGCTGACAGCCAATGATAG GTTCATCATCTTGGCCTGTGACGGCTTGTTCAAAGTGTTTTCAGCAGCTGAGGCTGTCAGATTTGTCCTTGATGTCCTTCAG GACAGTAAGTTTACGGGCAAGGAGGAGCAGTTTGAGGCGGCCTGTCAACAGTTGGCCAGTGAGGCGGTTCGACGGGGCTGTGCTGACAACGTCACAGTTATCTTAATTTCTATCAACTTCTAA
- the LOC130917011 gene encoding integrin-linked kinase-associated serine/threonine phosphatase 2C-like isoform X2, whose amino-acid sequence MCHIHKRRRGEQETLPVLRGYVAARRGEREEMQDAHVLLPDMSDCLSTLPAQISRVSYFAVFDGHGGDRASRFAAEHFHLILAKNFPQGENENLDKLIKKCLLDTFRQTDEDFLKKASSQKPAWKDGSTATCVLVLDNTVYVTNLGDSKAVLCRMEVDGEASEGQRRRPATLALSRDHNPTIYEERMRIQRAGGTVREGRVMGVLEVSRSIGDGQYKRCGVISTPDLRRCQLTANDRFIILACDGLFKVFSAAEAVRFVLDVLQDSKFTGKEEQFEAACQQLASEAVRRGCADNVTVILISINF is encoded by the exons ATGTGTCACATCCACAAAAGAAGAAGAGGAgagcaagaaa CCCTCCCTGTGCTGCGAGGTTACGTAGCCGCGAGGCGCGGTGAGCGTGAAGAAATGCAGGATGCTCATGTTTTACTTCCTGACATGAGTGATTGTCTGTCAACGCTACCTGCACAAAT ATCAAGGGTGTcatattttgctgtttttgacGGTCATGGCGGCGATCGAGCCTCTCGCTTTGCGGCTGAGCATTTTCACCTCATTCTAGCAAAGAACTTTCCTCAAG GTGAAAATGAGAACCTGGACAAGCTAATAAAGAAATGCCTTTTGGACACTTTCCGCCAGACGGATGAAGACTTTCTCAAAAAAGCGTCCAGCCA GAAGCCAGCATGGAAAGACGGCTCCACAGCAACATGCGTGTTAGTGCTGGACAACACAGTTTATGTGACCAACCTGGGAGACAGCAAG GCTGTGCTGTGTCGCATGGAGGTAGACGGAGAGGCCTCAGAAGGACAGCGTAGGCGGCCGGCCACGTTGGCGCTCAGTCGAGACCACAATCCCACCATCTACGAGGAGAGGATGAGGATCCAAAGGGCAGGAGGAACAGTCAG GGAGGGACGGGTAATGGGCGTCCTGGAAGTGTCACGCTCTATCGGTGATGGCCAGTATAAGCGCTGCGGTGTCATTTCCACTCCAGACCTTAGGAGGTGTCAGCTGACAGCCAATGATAG GTTCATCATCTTGGCCTGTGACGGCTTGTTCAAAGTGTTTTCAGCAGCTGAGGCTGTCAGATTTGTCCTTGATGTCCTTCAG GACAGTAAGTTTACGGGCAAGGAGGAGCAGTTTGAGGCGGCCTGTCAACAGTTGGCCAGTGAGGCGGTTCGACGGGGCTGTGCTGACAACGTCACAGTTATCTTAATTTCTATCAACTTCTAA